A genome region from Vulpes lagopus strain Blue_001 chromosome 7, ASM1834538v1, whole genome shotgun sequence includes the following:
- the SEMA3G gene encoding semaphorin-3G, producing the protein MAPSAWAICCLLGGLLLRRGSPSPSPSPSVPRLRLSYRDLLSANRSAVFLGPRGSLDLRAMYLDEYRDRLFLGGRDAIYSLRLDQSWLDPREVLWPPQPGQKEECVRKGRDPLVECANFIRVLQPHNRTHLLACGTGAFQPTCTLITVGHRGEHVLHLEPSSVESGRGRCPHEPSSPFASTFVGGELYTGLTADFLGREAMIFRSGGSRPALRSDSDQNLLHDPRFVMAARIADNSDRDDDKVYFFFSETVPSPDGGPGHVTVSRVGRVCVNDAGGQRVLVNKWSTFLKARLVCSVPGPGGAETHFDQLEDVFLLWPSTGKTLEVYALFSTVSAVFQGFAVCVYHMEDIWEVFKGPFAHQDGPQHQWGPYGGKVPFPRPGVCPSKMTAQPGRPFGSTKNYPDEVLQFARAHPLMFRPVRPRLGRPVLVKTHLAQQLRQIVVDRVQAEDGTYDVIFLGTDSGSVLKVIALQGGDSTTSEEVVLEELQVFKVPTPITDMEISVKRQMLYVGSRLGVARLQLHQCETYGSACAECCLARDPYCAWDGASCTRYQPGTGKRRFRRQDIRHGNPALQCLGESQEEEAAGPVAATIVYGTEHNSTFLECLPKSSQAVVRWFLQRPGGRGPDQVKTDERVLQTEQGLLFRRLSLLDAGTYTCKTLEHGFSQTVVRLALEVIAASQLNSLFPREPRPEEPPARGGLVSTPSKAWYKDILQLIGFANLPRVDEYCERVWCSSRSRGKQAKGKNWAGLELGKKVKSRAQAERNRTPREVEAT; encoded by the exons ATGGCCCCCTCGGCCTGGGCCATCTGCTGCCTCCTGGggggcctcctcctccgccggggcagccccagccccagccccagccccagcgtGCCCCGCCTGCGGCTCTCCTACCGAG ATCTCCTGTCTGCCAACCGCTCTGCTGTCTTTCTGGGTCCCCGGGGCTCGCTGGACCTTCGGGCCATGTACCTGGATGAGTACCGGGACCGCCTTTTTCTGGGGGGCCGTGATGCCATCTATTCTTTGCGGCTGGACCAATCATGGCTGGATCCCCGGGAG GTCCTGTGGCCGCCGCAGCCAGGACAGAAGGAGGAGTGTGTTCGCAAGGGAAGAGATCCTTTG GTGGAGTGTGCCAACTTCATACGGGTGCTGCAGCCCCACAACCGGACCCACCTGCTGGCATGTGGCACTGGGGCCTTTCAACCCACCTGCACCCTCATCACAGTCGGGCACCGGGGGGAG caTGTGCTCCATCTTGAGCCCAGCAGTGTGGAAAGTGGGCGGGGGCGGTGCCCACATGAGCCCAGCAGTCCCTTCGCCAGCACCTTTGTAG GTGGGGAGCTATACACAGGTCTCACTGCTGACTTCCTGGGGCGCGAGGCCATGATCTTCCGGAGTGGGGGTTCCCGGCCAGCTCTGCGTTCTGACTCTGACCAGAACCTCCTACACG ACCCTCGGTTTGTGATGGCTGCCCGAATTGCTGACAACTCCGACCGGGACGATGACAAGGTGTACTTCTTCTTCTCGGAAACTGTGCCCTCACCCGATGGTGGCCCAGGCCATGTCACCGTCAGCCGTGTGGGCCGTGTCTGTGTG AATGATGCGGGTGGCCAGCGAGTGCTGGTGAACAAATGGAGCACCTTTCTCAAGGCCAGGCTGGTGTGCTCGGTGCCTGGCCCTGGTGGTGCTGAGACCCACTTTGACCAGCTGG AGGATGTGTTCCTGCTGTGGCCCAGCACAGGAAAGACCCTTGAGGTGTATGCTCTGTTTAGCACAGTCAG TGCCGTGTTCCAGGGCTTCGCTGTCTGCGTGTACCACATGGAGGATATCTGGGAGGTCTTCAAGGGGCCCTTTGCCCACCAGGATGGTCCCCAGCACCAGTGGGGACCCTATGGGGGCAAGGTGCCCTTCCCTCGGCCTGGAGTG TGTCCCAGCAAGATGACGGCACAGCCTGGACGACCCTTTGGCAGCACCAAGAACTACCCGGATGAGGTGCTGCAGTTCGCCCGAGCCCACCCACTTATGTTCCGGCCTGTGCGGCCACGATTGGGCCGCCCTGTCCTTGTCAAAACACACCTGGCCCAGCAGTTGCGCCAGATCGTAGTGGACCGAGTGCAGGCAGAGGACGGGACCTACGACGTCATCTTCCTGGGGACTG actcaggctctgtgctcaaggtCATCGCCCTCCAGGGTGGAGACTCCACTACGTCTGAGGAGGTGGTCTTGGAGGAGCTCCAGGTGTTTAAG GTGCCAACACCCATCACTGACATGGAGATCTCTGTCAAAAGG CAAATGCTGTACGTGGGCTCGAGGCTAGGCGTGGCCCGGCTGCAGCTGCACCAGTGTGAAACTTACGGCAGTGCCTGTGCCGAGTGCTGCTTGGCCCGAGACCCATACTGTGCTTGGGACGGTGCCTCCTGCACCCGCTATCAGCCTGGCACCGGCAAGCGCCGGTTCCGCAGGCAGGACATCCGGCACGGCAACCCTGCCCTGCAGTGCCTGGGCGAGAGCCAGGAAG AGGAGGCTGCAGGCCCCGTGGCAGCCACCATAGTCTATGGCACGGAGCACAACAGCACTTTCCTGGAGTGCCTGCCCAAGTCTTCCCAGGCTGTTGTGCGCTGGTTCTTGCAGAGGCCAGGAGGCCGGGGGCCCGACCAG GTAAAGACAGATGAGCGAGTCCTGCAAACAGAGCAGGGGCTGCTGTTCCGCAGACTCAGCCTCCTAGATGCAGGCACCTACACCTGCAAGACACTGGAGCATGGTTTCTCCCAGACTGTGGTCCGCCTGGCTCTGGAAGTGATTGCAGCCTCTCAGCTCAACAGCCTGTTTCCCCGGGAGCCAAGGCCAGAGGAGCCCCCAGCCAGGGGAGGCCTGGTGTCTACTCCCTCCAAGGCCTGGTATAAGGACATCCTGCAGCTCATCGGCTTTGCCAACCTGCCCCGTGTGGATGAGTACTGTGAGCGCGTGTGGTGCTCCTCCAGGAGCCGGGGCAAACAGGCCAAGGGCAAGAACTGGGCAGGGCTGGAGCTGGGCAAGAAGGTGAAGAGCCGGGCGCAGGCCGAGCGCAATCGGACACCCCGGGAGGTGGAGGCCACGTAG
- the TNNC1 gene encoding troponin C, slow skeletal and cardiac muscles: MDDIYKAAVEQLTEEQKNEFKAAFDIFVLGAEDGCISTKELGKVMRMLGQNPTPEELQEMIDEVDEDGSGTVDFDEFLVMMVRCMKDDSKGKSEEELSDLFRMFDKNADGYIDLDELKVMLQATGETITEDDIEELMKDGDKNNDGRIDYDEFLEFMKGVE, translated from the exons ATGGATGACATCTACAAGGCTGCG gTAGAACAGCTGACAGAAGAGCAGAAAAATG AATTCAAGGCAGCCTTTGACATCTTCGTGCTGGGCGCCGAAGATGGCTGCATCAGCACCAAGGAGCTGGGCAAGGTGATGAGGATGCTGGGTCAGAACCCCACACCCGAGGAGCTGCAGGAGATGATTGACGAGGTGGATGAGGATG GCAGTGGCACAGTGGACTTTGATGAGTTCCTGGTCATGATGGTTCGGTGCATGAAGGATGACAGCAAAGGAAAGTCTGAGGAGGAGCTGTCCGACCTTTTCCGCATGTTTGACAA AAATGCTGATGGCTACATAGACCTGGATGAGCTGAAGGTGATGCTTCAGGCTACCGGTGAGACCATCACGGAAGATGACATTGAGGAGCTAATGAAGGATGGTGACAAGAACAATGATGGCCGCATTGACTATGACG AGTTCCTGGAGTTCATGAAAGGAGTGGAGTAG